The Microbacterium horticulturae region CCGCCGACGCCACCGCCAAGGGCACCATCGCCATCGGCCCCTCCAGCTTCGGTACATTTGTCTGGTCGGCCGACGCAGTGATCCTGGTGAAGCCGTAGGGGCGTGAGGTCGTTGAGCCTCAGGCCGTTGAGCGGGGCGCCACAGGCGCCGAGACGAAACGCCGCTGCCAGGCGCTAACACCATCCCGTCCGAAATACTGAGGCATCTGGCCACAAGCGTCCGAGCCTTCCATTAGAATCACCTCATAGACTTTGCGTCCGCCCATGGGGGCTGGCGGTATTCACTGTTTAGCGCTGAACTGACCACTGACAGTCGGCCTGTTCTCTCACACAGGCCTGATCGGCGCGAACCGAAGAATTCAGAGGAGCGTCACGTGGTGTCCGAAGCGCATGCGGCAGGTGCAGTGGCAGCGGAGGCCGAGACGGCTCCGCGAACCACGACCTTCGACTGGCGCCGACGTCTCGCACGCCGTGTGATGATCACCGACTTCCTCGCTCTGATCTGGGTGGTCTTCGGCACACAAATTGTTTGGTTGGGGCTCGGCCCCGCGTCACTGGCTTTTCGAGCTGAACAACACTTTGATTCACTCTCTTACTGGAAATTCTCCGCATTCCTTGTTGTCGTGTGGATGTGGGTTCTCGCGCTGAACGACTCACGCAGCGATCGAGTCATGGGCGCTGGAAATAGTGAATATGTACGCATCGTCAATTCGAGTATGCTGCTGTTCGGAGGCATCGCGATCATTGCTTTTCTCGCGCGCGTGGACATCGCCCGCGGTTACCTCCTTATTAGCCTCCCCACGGGTATCGGAGTACTTGTCCTCGTCCGCTGGATGTGGCGGCAATGGCTGATAGCGAAGCGCGCTTCCGGCGAGTACGCCGCGCGCGTCCTCCTCGTAGGATCCCGCGATTCGGTTGCGCAAATCGCGCGGGAACTGCGGCGCAACCTCGGCGCAGGTTATGCAGTCGTCGGCGCTTGCGTCGTCAGACCCAAACCCGACGAAGATATCGACGGCACGCCGATTGTCGGAGATATGTCGACGATCACGGACGCTATGGCCGCTGTGCAGGCTGACACCCTCGCAGTCACCAGTACAGGCGACCTTCCGCCGAAGCGCCTCAAAGAGATCTCGTGGGAGCTTGAAGCAGGCAAGCAGCACCTTGTATTGGCACCAAGCCTCACCGACATTGCGGGTCCGCGCATCCATTCCCGTCCCATTGCAGGACTACCCCTCCTGCACGTCGAGACACCCCAGTTCTCGAGGGGACAGCGCGTGGTGAAGCGCACGTTCGACATTGTTGTCGCCGCGCTCCTCATAATCTTGCTCTCCCCAGTGCTACTGGTCGTCGCGCTCGCCGTCAGGTTCACGAGTCCAGGCCCTGTCTTCTTCTCTCATGAACGCATAGGCCGCCGTGGTGCCCCCTTCACGATGCTCAAATTCCGCTCAATGCGTATCGGCTCCGAGCATGAACTGCAGTCACTACTCAGAGCCCAGGGCACGGAGCAGCAGCCGCTCTTCAAGGTCAAGAACGATCCGCGAATCACACCGATCGGCCGATTCATCCGCAAGTACTCACTTGATGAGCTGCCACAGTTTTTCAATGTTCTCGACGGCTCTATGAGCCTCGTTGGTCCACGACCCCAGATCGCCGCGGAAGTTGCGCTCTATTCAAACGCGGCGAAACGGCGGCTGCTGACTCGCCCCGGGATCACAGGGCTGTGGCAAGTGAGCGGGCGATCTGAGCTTGCATGGGAAGATGCCGTCAAGCTCGACCTGTATTACGTCGAAAACTGGACGCTTACAGGCGACATTATGATCCTACTTCGGACCATACGGGCGGCTCTGCGTCCAGGGTCCACGGCAATCTAAGCGACTGGAACTTCAGTAGCTCTATTTCAACTCGAGAGTAGGTATTGCTTTGCGCATTTCTGTCATCGGCTGCGGTTACCTTGGCGCGGTTCACGCCGCCGCCATGGCCTCGATCGGCCACGAGGTCGTAGGGATCGACGTTGATGAGAACAAGATTTCCACTCTTAAGCGCGGCGAAGCACCATTCTTCGAGCCCGGGTTGCCAGAAATACTTACGCGCGGCGTCAATTCTGGCAGATTAACGTTCTCGACAGATATGGTGTGCGCTGCTGGAGCGCGGGTGCACTTCTTGGCCGTAGGTACACCCCAGCAGGCAAGCGGGTATGCCGCAGACTTATCGTTCGTCGAGGCGGCGGTGGACACGCTTATTCCACATCTGCGGCGCGGGGACATCGTTGCGGGAAAATCAACAGTCCCTGTAGGCACGGCTTCACGCCTCGCGTCGCTCATTGAGCCGACAGGAGCAACGCTGATCTGGAACCCGGAGTTCCTTCGCGAGGGCTGGGCTGTTGAAGATACCGTTGATCCCGACCGGCTCGTAGTCGGTGTCCCAGGGGGAAGCACAGAGGGCGCAATCGTTTCCGCCGAAGGTTCCGAGGTTTGCCCCACCCCAAATATCGTGCAAACGATGAAAGAGGTCTACCACACGGCCATTGCCAAGAATACGCCGTTCATCGTCACCGATTACGCCACTGCCGAGCTCGTCAAGGTCTCCGCAAACGCCTTCCTGGCAACGAAGATCTCCTTTATCAACGCGATGGCAGAGATCGCAGAGGCCACGGGCGCCGACGTAACGCAGCTCGCCGATGCCATCGGATATGACGCGCGCATCGGCCGCCGCTTCTTGGGGGCGGGGATCGGCTTCGGCGGCGGCTGTCTGCCGAAGGATATCCGCGCATTCTCCGCACGGGCTGAGGAACTCGGGCGTACTGAGTCCGTGCAGTTCCTGCGTGAAATGGACGCCATCAACCTTCGGCGCCGCGACCGCGCTGTGCAACTCGTTGTCGATGCCTTTGAGGACGGGGTCTTCGAGAAAAAAGTCGCCGTGCTCGGAGCTGCGTTCAAACCACATAGCGACGATGTTCGCGATTCACCAGCGCTCGACGTCGCAGCACGGTTGAAGGGCTTCGGCGCCGACGTGGTGGTAACGGACCCACAGGCGCTCGAGAATGCCGCGCAACTGCATCCACAACTCACGTACACGTCCGATCGTGACGAGGCCCTCCGGGGCGCAGATGCCATCCTCGTCGTCACGGAGTGGGACGAATATCGTCACCAGATGTCGCCCTCCCATGCCGCGTCTCTCGTACGAGAGAAGGTTATCGTCGATGGCCGCAACTGCCTTGACCCGGTCGCGTGGCGTGCAGCAGGTTGGACGTACTTCGGAATGGGTCGCCCCTAGGTGCGTGGGTCTGAATTGGTGGTCGTGCCGCGCTGCGTATTGATGGTCGTGGGCTGAGATCCACCGTGTGTGCGTGCTGCTTGATCGGTATGGGTCTTCGAGTCCGTCGTGGTGGTCTCTTGCCGCTACTGCGGGCCGGCAGTGGAACGGTGCGGTGGCCTTTACACTGCCGGGATGCTCGTGGTCATACCGCCCGAGGTCGTGGCGATACGGAGCTTGCGGAGGTTGTGGCAGAGCGCGTGGAGCACCCACTCGCTCCTGCCTGCGGCCAAGCCCCGCAGTCGCAGCTTCCCCGCGTTCTGCCGTGTTTTCATCTGTCCGAACACGGGCTCGATGATCGCTTCCCGGCGCGCGTAATGCGCTCGGCCTGACGCAGCACGTGCGCCATACGCTGACGTGGTGAGGCATCCTCGGGAAGAGGACCGTCAGGGCCCGGGAACATCTCTCCCGTGCGTTCCCGTCCGGTCGCAAACAGCGCGGTTCCGTCGAACTCCTCGGCAGTGGTGAGGTTCTGGGTCGAGCAGTAGCCCGCACCAGCGAGGAACACATCCGGGTCTTGGTGATACCCGCGGCCCGAAGCTGGCCGGTCATGACCTCGTGCATCGGCGCCATCTGCTGCACGTGGGTGGCGTGCTGGGTGACATCCACAGCGACGACGACCTGACTGGTGTCATCAGCGATCGCCTGCGCGTTATACGCATACGCGAACCCGTCATTCATTTTCATGATCCGCGACTGCGGATCCGTGAAGTTCCGTTGCGTCTTCCCTGCAGGAGCCTCGTTCACGGCAGCGGCGTCTGCGGCTTCGTCCTGTTGAGTATTCGCCCCCTGCAGCGCCACCGGATATTACCCTTGAGCACCAGTGATACTGCGAATCGGCGCCATCCAG contains the following coding sequences:
- a CDS encoding UDP-glucose dehydrogenase family protein, whose product is MRISVIGCGYLGAVHAAAMASIGHEVVGIDVDENKISTLKRGEAPFFEPGLPEILTRGVNSGRLTFSTDMVCAAGARVHFLAVGTPQQASGYAADLSFVEAAVDTLIPHLRRGDIVAGKSTVPVGTASRLASLIEPTGATLIWNPEFLREGWAVEDTVDPDRLVVGVPGGSTEGAIVSAEGSEVCPTPNIVQTMKEVYHTAIAKNTPFIVTDYATAELVKVSANAFLATKISFINAMAEIAEATGADVTQLADAIGYDARIGRRFLGAGIGFGGGCLPKDIRAFSARAEELGRTESVQFLREMDAINLRRRDRAVQLVVDAFEDGVFEKKVAVLGAAFKPHSDDVRDSPALDVAARLKGFGADVVVTDPQALENAAQLHPQLTYTSDRDEALRGADAILVVTEWDEYRHQMSPSHAASLVREKVIVDGRNCLDPVAWRAAGWTYFGMGRP
- a CDS encoding sugar transferase, with translation MVSEAHAAGAVAAEAETAPRTTTFDWRRRLARRVMITDFLALIWVVFGTQIVWLGLGPASLAFRAEQHFDSLSYWKFSAFLVVVWMWVLALNDSRSDRVMGAGNSEYVRIVNSSMLLFGGIAIIAFLARVDIARGYLLISLPTGIGVLVLVRWMWRQWLIAKRASGEYAARVLLVGSRDSVAQIARELRRNLGAGYAVVGACVVRPKPDEDIDGTPIVGDMSTITDAMAAVQADTLAVTSTGDLPPKRLKEISWELEAGKQHLVLAPSLTDIAGPRIHSRPIAGLPLLHVETPQFSRGQRVVKRTFDIVVAALLIILLSPVLLVVALAVRFTSPGPVFFSHERIGRRGAPFTMLKFRSMRIGSEHELQSLLRAQGTEQQPLFKVKNDPRITPIGRFIRKYSLDELPQFFNVLDGSMSLVGPRPQIAAEVALYSNAAKRRLLTRPGITGLWQVSGRSELAWEDAVKLDLYYVENWTLTGDIMILLRTIRAALRPGSTAI